One window from the genome of Pseudomonas sp. L5B5 encodes:
- the mgrA gene encoding L-glyceraldehyde 3-phosphate reductase, translating to MTYSAAEHRYDSMPYRRVGRSGLVLPALSLGLWHNFGDSTPIDTQRALLRTAFDLGINHFDLANNYGPPYGSAEVNFGRLLREDFKAYRDELIISSKAGWDMWPGPYGQGGGSRKYVLASLDQSLQRMGLDYVDIFYSHRFDPDTPLEETASALASAVQQGKALYIGISSYSGAKTREMAALLKEWKVPLLIHQPAYNMLNRWVEKDLLDTTEELGVGVIAFTPLAQGLLTDKYLDGIPEDARVNRPGGGSLQASHLSEANIAHVRALNDIARNRGQSLAQLALAWTLRDARVTSALIGASRPEQIIENVGALQNLGFSVEELAEIDHFAREGRINLWEKPSTAE from the coding sequence ATGACTTATTCAGCTGCTGAACATCGCTACGACTCCATGCCCTATCGCCGTGTCGGCCGCAGTGGCCTGGTGCTGCCAGCCCTGTCCCTGGGGTTGTGGCACAACTTCGGCGACAGCACGCCGATCGATACCCAGCGCGCCTTGCTGCGCACCGCTTTCGACCTGGGGATCAACCATTTCGACCTGGCCAACAACTATGGCCCGCCCTATGGCAGCGCCGAGGTCAATTTCGGTCGCCTGCTGCGTGAAGATTTCAAGGCCTATCGCGATGAGTTGATCATTTCCAGCAAGGCGGGCTGGGACATGTGGCCGGGGCCTTATGGCCAGGGTGGCGGTTCGCGCAAGTACGTACTGGCCAGCCTGGACCAGAGCCTGCAGCGCATGGGCCTGGACTATGTGGATATCTTCTATTCCCATCGCTTCGACCCGGATACGCCGCTGGAGGAAACCGCCAGCGCCCTGGCCAGCGCGGTACAACAGGGCAAGGCGCTGTACATCGGCATCTCTTCCTATTCGGGGGCCAAGACCCGGGAGATGGCCGCGCTGCTCAAGGAGTGGAAGGTGCCGCTGCTGATTCACCAGCCGGCCTACAACATGCTCAACCGCTGGGTGGAAAAGGACCTGCTGGACACCACCGAGGAGCTCGGCGTCGGGGTGATTGCCTTCACGCCCCTGGCCCAGGGGCTGCTCACCGACAAGTACCTGGATGGCATTCCCGAGGATGCGCGGGTCAACCGCCCAGGCGGAGGATCATTGCAAGCCTCCCACTTGTCCGAGGCCAACATTGCCCATGTACGGGCGCTCAACGATATTGCCAGGAATCGCGGGCAGAGCCTGGCCCAGTTGGCCCTGGCCTGGACCTTGCGGGATGCGCGAGTGACCTCGGCGCTGATCGGCGCCAGCCGGCCCGAGCAGATCATCGAGAACGTCGGTGCCCTGCAGAACCTGGGTTTCAGCGTGGAAGAGCTGGCGGAAATCGATCACTTCGCCAGGGAAGGCCGGATCAACCTGTGGGAAAAACCGTCGACCGCCGAATAG